A stretch of Pseudomonadota bacterium DNA encodes these proteins:
- a CDS encoding GNAT family N-acetyltransferase, translating to MRACCCRANNAQGMRRVATQFRCLFSGPAPGAGWIGGEEETPAGYLLAVYVFSLEQLGLTAEIDELFVVPSTRGRGIGGERLAATVADTRCDRPTNFSIKRCAAPD from the coding sequence ATGCGCGCTTGCTGTTGTCGAGCAAACAACGCCCAAGGAATGCGGCGAGTAGCAACCCAATTCAGGTGTCTGTTTTCAGGGCCGGCCCCTGGTGCCGGCTGGATTGGCGGCGAGGAAGAGACGCCCGCGGGTTATCTGCTTGCAGTCTATGTTTTCAGCCTGGAGCAGCTGGGCCTTACGGCGGAGATCGATGAACTGTTCGTGGTGCCGTCGACGCGCGGTCGAGGCATTGGAGGGGAGCGGCTCGCTGCCACCGTCGCGGATACGCGGTGCGATCGGCCTACGAACTTCTCGATAAAACGCTGCGCAGCACCTGATTGA